One region of Salvelinus sp. IW2-2015 linkage group LG1, ASM291031v2, whole genome shotgun sequence genomic DNA includes:
- the LOC111956306 gene encoding trafficking protein particle complex subunit 5 — METRFTRGKSAILERSLTRPKTEVSVSAFALLFSEMVQYCQSRVYSVSELQARLADLGQGVGASLLDVLVLREKNGKRETKVLNILLFIKVSVWRALFGKEADKLEQANDDDKTYYIIEKEPLINAFISVPKENSTLNCAAFTGGVVEAILTHSGFPAKVTVHWHKGTTLMIKFDEAVIARDKALEGR; from the exons ATGGAGACTCGCTTCACCAGGGGCAAGTCTGCGATTCTAGAGCGCTCGCTCACCAGACCCAAGACTGAGGTCAGCGTGAGCGCATTCGCCCTGCTCTTCTCTGAAATGGTGCAATACTGCCAGAGTCGGGTGTACTCTGTGTCCGAGCTGCAGGCACGCTTGGCAGACTTGGGTCAAGGCGTGGGGGCCAGCCTGCTGGATGTGCTGGTGTTAagagagaagaatggaaaaaGGGAAACMAAAGTGTTGAACATACTGCTCTTCATTAAG GTGTCGGTGTGGAGGGCCCTGTTCGGCAAGGAAGCGGACAAGCTGGAGCAGGCCAACGACGACGACAAGACCTACTATATCATTGAGAAAGAGCCCCTGATCAACGCCTTCATCTCGGTGCCCAAAGAGAACAGCACGCTCAACTGTGCCGCTTTCACCGGGGGCGTGGTGGAGGCCATTCTCACACACAGCGGCTTCCCCGCCAAGGTCACGGTGCACTGGCACAAGGGCACCACTCTCATGATCAAGTTTGATGAGGCCGTCATCGCCCGAGACAAGGCACTGGAGGGCAGATAG
- the LOC112081326 gene encoding uncharacterized protein gives MSSWTRAPNGAIQLLKEKCWKLNFLHLKDETCQATELTELYGHSETSSKETLIDEKSPRTKCPASVXGAADIHNTNEEASEESPNNNVVDVQAVPLDLVSVEKEAAGDGKVLSKVVKPKGWLKESCKDQLTPKIYDMIAELPKSYFRSTESLPEMCSRGPEVTSRGPEVTSGGPEVTSGGPEVTSGGPEVTSGGPERDQRSKGVQWRG, from the exons ATGTCATCGTGGACACGGGCGCCCAACGGMGCCATCCAGCTTCTGAAAGAGAAATGTTGGAAGTTGAACTTCTTGCATCTAAAGGATGAGACATGCCAGGCCACTGAG CTCACTGAGCTGTATGGACATTCTGAGACCTCTTCAAAGGAAACTCTAATTGACGAGAAAAGTCCAAGGACCAAGTGCCCGGCCAGTGTCRCTGGGGCTGCTGACATTCACAACACCAATGAGGAGGCTTCAGAGGAGTCTCCGAATAACAATGTGGTGGATGTTCAGGCTGTGCCGCTGGACCTGGTCAGTGTGGAGAAAGAGGCTGCTGGAGATGGAAAGGTCCTCAGCAAGGTGGTGAAGCCCAAAGGGTGGCTGAAGGAGAGCTGCAAAGATCAGCTAACCCCCAAAATCTATGATATGATTGCGGAACTACCAAAG TCCTATTTCAGATCCACTGAGAGCCTTCCTGAGATGTGTAGCAGAGGTCCTGAGGTGACCAGCAGAGGTCCTGAGGTGACCAGCGGAGGTCCTGAGGTGACCAGCGGAGGTCCTGAGGTGACCAGCGGAGGTCCTGAGGTGACCAGCGGAGGTCCTGAGCGTGACCAGAGGTCCAAAGGTGTGCAATGGAGAGGCTAA